In the Ptychodera flava strain L36383 chromosome 23 unlocalized genomic scaffold, AS_Pfla_20210202 Scaffold_23__1_contigs__length_28996876_pilon, whole genome shotgun sequence genome, catctaccgttaagcgtctactttgatgTCGAAAAtatcgaagggcttcactggaccggatAACCAttgaaaccggtcagtacatcgttacCCGTCCGCTAACTCCCGGATATTCCCATTcgaatcaatgcactgatttgcactcacttCGAGGCATATAGTAAACTTGGACTTGGACCGAGGAATTCAGGTCAAacatgtttttaaaaatatggcCTGCCTTATCCTactctcaaaaatgttacccTATAAACCACTGTCACATATTCTAGAACTTGGCCCCAGCATGCCATTGTGTGGTGAGACATTTTGCATCACGATATATAGATATAAGCCTTACATGTAGGATACATATTGATTGTGAGAATTATGAGTTATTTACAATTATTTAATTCTGTAATGATAAACTAGATTACAGCTCTATGTACATTTCTAATAGTCTTCCATATTGCGGCCACATGTTTCCTTTAATATTCTTCATTCGAAATGAAAGATTCGTGTCATCACCCTCAGCTTGTTAATTATGAACGTGTATTGCAAATAATATGCGTATTTTGCTGGTATTTTCTgattcaggaaatatcatacTGACGGTTCAAAGTAAGTGTATAAAACCAGTTTTCTGTAAAAAAGTGATCCTCCCGCCCAAAACAGGTTTGTAAAAAGCGACCCTTCCCGAGGACAATTTACTAAACGTAACCCCTCATTCCCAAACTCCAATCCATGTAATTACTGAACTCCCCCAACCTATAATGTCTTGTTCTCCAACATATCAAAATCAGTAGGGTTAAATTTGTCATCACAGCCTCTACATGTGCAATGCggaacattattattattagcaaTAGAATTTGGTCTTGACAAGAGTTCGTTTGTTAACAGCAATATCGCACAATGTGCGCATTTCGCTGAAGATACACAGTTAAACGTCACCTTTTATTCAGGCATATTTTaggaagaaagacaaaaaacATACCCATGTTATGTCATTCTTTCattaacaaattaatcataaTCCGTTTACGTTTCCAACTGTGTTTTCCTTCCCAGATAACGCGAAATCAAACTGGCAGGACACTGACAGACTCTGAGATAAAACGGATAGAAGATGAGCAAGTTCGACGCAAGTCACTGTTAGCAAAGGTTTGTGACCAGGCCAAACGCAATGGAACTGTGTTCAGAAGCGTGGGTGAATTCATCATTGTTCGTGAAAAGAGGTTTCTGTACTGCAACACACCAAAAGTCGGCTCTACCTCCTGGATGAGAGTTATATTTGTCCTGACAGGGAGGGCGAAATCTGTTCAGGAACTTCTAGAATCCCTGGCGCCTGTTCATGGACACAGGGTTCCGGGTTTGCGGAGAGATGAGAAATATCATTATCCATCCTACTTCTTGTTCATGTTTGCTCGTCATCCATTCGCAAGACTTCTGTCTGCGTACAGaagtaagtttgaaaatgtaGACGCCCGCAATGGGTACCTCAAACATAAAAGAATAGAAATTATCAAACGATATCGCAAAAATCCAACCAATCACAGTCTAGAAGCAGGTGATGACGTCACTTGGGAAGAATTTGTGCGATCTGTCATCGATGACAATCCAAAATCCTTCAACCCACACTACATTGCACAGCACCATTACTGCGGGCCATGCCTTTTCCCCTTCGATTTCATAGGAAAACTTGAAAATGTCGCCAAGGAGAGTAAGTACGTGTTGAACAGGGTCCATGCCGCCAACGACATTGTTTATCCTCTACAACCGATGAAAACAAACAGCTCAAATCTAGAAACCCTTCATTCTTACTTTAGCCGACTAACCACTGACCAGATGGAAAAACTCTACAAAATTTATGAACTTGATTTTAAGCTTTTCGGTTACAAATATCCTTATTAGAAGGGTAATTTTTTGTGACAATACTTAATGCgggtagatctgaaatacttgtaaAGTTCAAAGCAATTAGACCATTAAACCCACCCACTTCCAAATGCAGATTTAGCCTCTTCATGCTGATAAAATCTCTGAACGAAAGCGGAAAAATCGGTTGTCTTGCGGGATTGAAATACCTTGTGTTACAAGTGCAAATGGTCACCCTTGATATATACTAAGCGCCTTAGCATGATCGTTGTTGTGCAAGACATTAAGTTAGAGGAATGTGGTCATATGCCATTTTTACAAAAGTGTATTTGTACCacgttttcaaataaaaataaaagtctCGTTACTACTGtaacagggctcgaaaatttttttaaaaattcacttgccatagggcaagtgaatcttcaatttcacttgtccgaagaaaaattcacttgccctgaatttcagataatttaaggagtaaatgtgtatggttttattcatgtcatttaaagaaacagtagctgtaacttacttaTAAATTTGTctccttattctgtgtatcaaaaataatatctaatataacgtatacatgcacagtgttttggccagcttttgctagcatggggacacagtgacccatagtaggtcttaatGGGGACAAATTATATTTCtgggggacatgtaatgtattccaataagacaacaccggtacattgtcattgtgtgtcatcatgacctggtaccttgtgttaaataggcaagtcaggtaggtgcactAAGGGTAAGTATATAATATGCCACTagtgttgtgtcaaattgtgcccatgtgaaactttcagtatcatttagtttactgtTACCATgtggtatgtgcataaactgcagggttcccctcagtcaccaaaatgattagccaactcattaaccaaatcaaaatcttgtagccactttgagcaacttttaaacagtttatgatctcaagtgtagcaacagctttctcagcattcaggagttcctaattttacaaatcaagatattgttcatgatagtttttacattaaagaaatatttgtttagtttttattacattaattatctgtgttttttatgacattgaagggattgaaatactttttcatttctagtggtaaacttttgccacaagaaaaattaggtggcaattctaaaaatcaggtagcaatgttaagtgtatattaccacagatacagaatacttctgcagcattgagtcagtgttcacagtatgacaacttatcatacatatacactacaagctccttatgtggttttgttagccacacaaatacaaattttccatgcagaagaaagcattcagtagcatagtgacagtgtagatacaagtattgtggtgttgtgtcatagttgtgatcaaacaggctcaatagcatcttcagcatgagtatttttcttgagacaaaaagggtcaggtcaaaatcctttaaaacaagacacaatatttgatattgctcaattcatttcccaatgttttaaagagtaataatagttttaatgataatgataacattgtagcccaggaacattttcatttgatagtttgatatcatcaagaaatgtctggtgatgttcactattacatcattaaactggaggaatctgcagaaatattaatgtgatatttgaaatggatatgcttactgcaactactgttgacaatttccctttgccataactgttaataaaatttaattgaaaactgacagtcaagctaaatgccattaaattggaaagcaccaagaaattaccttttatcataagattgtacctattggaccttcctaggtggtttcttttgaaccataattgtgtacttaagggtCTTCATTTATTACATCaaataagatgacccagatttgacctttcagaaaacctcaatttttctccttttcccttgtattatgactctgtttgtgaaagtttcctttgaaataacggtttttactatcaaactgagtaattgcaggccaaattttgattcaagcaaagtaggtaaaacttggactaaaaaTATGTCTGGTACGCGGGACACAGATCACAGAGGCAAAGCCAAGGgtcagtgtattcatggtcgcccatgatgtattgtagcacTGTCCGTTCATGAGAGACTGAGAGGGACCATTATTGCAGTattgaacagcaacaatgtttgcttcacgtaccagggaatttgtaactttgtagaaaggagagtaaagtgtttcaatacattgtaactttgtaggaaggagggtaaattgtttcaacaccttacaacattttattgtaagctgtagttttctgttgaggaggcatcgtgctgacatgatttcatgagaagaaaaaaacataagagccTGCAAaaacgtcaatattttgccattttgtagccaagcagaacagagctattttattgccggccatatcgaaagcggtacactcaaagaaccagagagtggcagcgcgtacgtacagtggccccattgaaattcacttgtccgtcgggctgggagaatgttgttttcacttgcccggactcaaaattcacttgtcacgggcgtcgggcggcgagaattttcgagccctaCTGTAATAATATTTCCGTTCCCTTTATTACGTTTTCATGTAAGGTCATGGTTAGCATGGGGGGagggtactcgaaatttcggagattccgatgaaattcctccgcccaacaggccgtaaataattacGGCTCCCTTATCCTTTTCCGGCGTGATCTAAAACAATATTGAGTAGATTTAAGCCTGCAAATGCTTTTACCTGAAACtgttcaaaaacagaaaaattaaatacCATGAAGCGGGACATCCTTGAAGTAAAAATGGCAATAATCTCAAAAACTTtgacatatatatttattatacatTAACAACTAAAATGTCAAGAGTAACAATTGCGGGTCGAATTGTAAATTCTGGTAAAGATTACCTGATATTTACCGACCGTTGAAATTAAACAAGGCTGTCACCATGATACCCTTGTGTTAACTTTACTGGGGAAAAAAACctttattttcgattttcattaaaaataacGAGGGTTAGAATATCTGCCCCTCGGGTGCATGCACTTTCGATAAAAAGTGACTCGAAAAATAAGTTGCTCTTTGGTTTAAGCTTATGGTTGAGCGTAAGAGGTTTGCGTATCTCTTCAGACAGTGTCGATTACGTACGTCCAGTATTATATGACGTATTCTTTATAACCCGATCCTTTAAGCATAAACCTTTCAAGTGCTTTAATTCTGAATAATTCCTCATTGTTTGTACGTACATGTAAACATGCCAGGTGTTGAATTGCACAACTATCATATTATAATAGGTGCTGCTTATCAGAAATAGATATTTAATGTACAGTCGATAGTGAGGGGGGGGCAAACAAACTGAAAACCTGTCATGAACCCCACCATCCTATTACATTACTTACAGCACAGTTGTGAAGCACATATTGAATGGACAGAGTCGCTGGTTTAAAGAATCAGTGAATTTAATGTCGAAGAAGCAAACCGTGAATTCAATAATCGTTAATTAATGTATACCTCAACTTCGCTGGATCGCAATTTGTATGTATAAAGTCGATGAGCAGATAGTCCCTCAGTCTTTTCGTCTAATAGGCTAATCAACAAGTAATAGCGAAGAAGTCTGTCCCCATGGgaggggtgtcttggtctcagtgGGCCTACTGATTTCTTCttgtattgtttatttttattcaatactTTTGACAATGATATTCCAATTAAAGATTTATACCATCAATTTTGGTGTCTTCATCTCATTTTATTACCGGTTTTgtaaagatttctttttctccttcactaTTTTATGTATTTGCAGTGTAATAATCTTACGCAAGGTTTTATCTTTGTGCTGattctattatctgatgcgtttaCATTAGTTTCACAAGACTGAAGCACCTCAGAAGGTGCATGTCAATAACAGTTTGCTGGTCTCCCGGCATTTTCTATAACATTACCATGGCTGCCAGCAAATACAGGAATCCCAAGGCTGGCTGATTTTACACTGTCCATGAATGAACCttcatattatattaccatgccctgtaaattgcgttttaattggtcgagctgaaccacgtgactgcccacaaatacacagtaatggtttgttttcatgcccgtgaatatgaataatatcgtaaacatagtaactttacagctaaaacaaagatcataatcaaccacaaattaaaatggagcactagtgggccaagtttagacgcttctttcaaaaaaatctccggatttgcaaaatttttgcatcgcgcgcactactcacttatatgttctggggcccagttgttgttcacatgggaaattttcgtaaatttcataaaatactaAATTGCATAtctcatcataattttaatatatcacatttagattATCTCCAAGAAGGTGTCTACCAAAGcggttttggtaaaaataattaacagaaaaagacaaaaattgcctttaaaaatacagatttgtataTTCCTGCAGAATCTGAAGAAATCTGAAACAGGCCAACCCTTGGGACCTATATCCCAAATATTAAAGTTTTCTGATTCGTTTAAGAATTCtttgaccgaaaatgacaaACATAGCGTCAacgacacttggctcacatttggttcaaTGAGGCTCGCAAGAGTGAGTGTACATACCACATGTCATAGCTTCTATACATCGGCCTTCGCTTGTAATAATCATAATGGCAAgtgcatttgaatatttgatgCATAGTCTATCAAATACTAAGGCGAAATATGTAAGGTTGCCAACTGTTGCAAGGCCCGGGAGGCCCAAGTAGTGGAGGCACAAATGGTGAATTTTaagatcaaataaaataaatgttagTGTAATTtgagtatttttctttctttattctaaaaatatatatacttctgattattttgccaaaattttaatgaataAATTGCTTTGGAAGTGCATTTTTTGCGCATCCGAACATGCCAGTAATCACGATTTCACTCCCACCTACGCGATCTGAAAATTTCCTTTGTCAAGCAATGACGCCCTCATCGGTCAACTTTTAATACATTTCTAAAAGTGCCGTTCAGCTGCTGACGTACGCTGTAGAAGGGCTTTTTGGATTGGCTATCAGAAGTCGTAGCACAACGATAAATTCACCACTATAAGCCAATCGTTGGTCATTTTAGATGGTACTTAGTCTCATCTTGCACATGGCCTGAGTAATAGTCatgccagcggcttactgactacgcatgcgcttattcatagcgagcgcagcgaagcgagcattaagactaacgtgtgtacaagaaaattagaatggaatctctatatacctacgagtttgaaaagagagcactaatccatggaggcggccattttgaatacttttacatggattgcgtgaaattaaagatatctaccacaaatcctactcgacaatgtgtatttccgacaaaagaatctctctgtttcaaagaaagtgtgaaatttggttcaaaatgactattttcgatcacttttgaaggcccgcttcggtcatcactaggcgccgccattttgaaacaagcctatTCTCGCGAGAACGAGcggtcaactcacgcgagaattaaaaaaCTTGTGCTGAGAGCTACAgacgggaatatcaagtacatgttttacattagactgcctctgttcccacacctgttacaataaactgatcggaatcatgtaatttaccagttttaaataattttcgtttgtgaacttggcatttccgagttaaattgctgtaaatgttattctagaaaacaattgacagcAATTCAACCTCAATGTCCAAAATAtgcatcatgcatcaaacacagaaattagcatgctatcgcctgaaaacatcaatgacatcAATAACCCTACGgtgcgctcgctctcaggtcagacctgttacatattaatatactatgcgagtaaccggaagtgtacccttctttctatgggcgccgccatgttttttttttgagtactcgtaaataaacaaatacgaaacaaattactatgatataacatgccttttataaaatatacctcttttattagccagtaaatgttattatacaccttgtcgctgatacaaagtatcgttgatatagataaacggagaaaactgtcgtgcatatgaacgggggcatacgcaaagaatgctgggattgaattatagaagagcgccccctgtgtcaataattagattcaaaaattgcaagtttttagacggaacgctatagttttcagcttgcaagtggaaggtgggcagtgtggttaccattgcaatgataattattgcataatacgtcccttgtttaacgccatgggctgttatcattgtaaaaattgccaatttttgtccaaaatttttacacgctacagaaaatctatacctgccctgctgcagggtttgacgttgTGTAAGGGACCGtttagtttttacggcctgggggggccggcaaaatcttgttgcctgtgttcaaaaaaatatagacccccctgcattttttgcgaaaaaatgatgacccccctttgtcagacgaaaaattttgatgaacccccccccccccccgctgaaaataaccaaaaccaatatgtcaaatttacccgcacggtttggatttgaactccggtacgcagcgcactttattcgtgtagcagagatgccagtgcacaaacttctcagccacatccatgcaaacgtctgttaattaggacgactgtaaggcaattttgaacttcatttccatagacaacttatgtccatggacattgtataaagtaaactttattggagttgttcgccaaaggcagccctcagattaagagggtcatgggccattacgtaaagtcaactttattctagtgggcaacgaaaggtggcccgctggtaaaaagagggtcgatcatggccattgcacgaagtaaactttactgaacagggccgctgaaggcgtccggccgttaagatggtcatggggtattacaataaagtcaatttattgtagtgggccgccgcgggcggcccgccggtaaagagggtcgatcatggccattgcatgaagtaaccctaattggagtgggccataaaaggcgtctgcccgttaagagggtcatgggtaatacataaagtatatttattgtagtgggccgccgaaggtggcccgccggtaaagagggtcgatcatggccatggcataaaagtgaactttattgtaggtattatgtttttgaaaatgtggtgacccccctttcctaccaatgaaaaagtgatgaccccccttcgcggattccaaaattatgaccccccccccggattttgccgcccccccccggccgtaaaaactgaacggtccctaagtacgtgaactgctttcatcagagggatgaagtaacaattacagtttatcatgtatcaatacaaataacattgccaatcttaacccctggcgcgacaccattagggctgagccctatatagcAGAGATATTGTGAAACTAGTCGGCGGTCGAGGTCAGTAATGTTTACGTAGTTTTAGACGCATTTTTAGCTGACATAATGGAGTTATATCGATGATTACTATCCTTGGTGGTAAAATATAGCTATTTGTGTACCTCTTTCCCAGGTTTTATGACATTTAATGCAAAAATGTTCGTGCGCTTGCCATTAAATGAGAGGTTGGCAGGTACTCGCCGTGAGCGGTACAAGCCAAAATGGCGTCCGTCACCAAGTCGGGGAGTTACGTATAACTCCGTGAAGTACGTAGAATTTCCCACAGTAGATGATTATCGTTTAACTAACAGTGTTCGTGAAGGTTTCGAGATAGTTATATAAGTAATTTTAGTGGTAGTGTATACGATTGTTATGATCTGTACGTAGCTTTTACTGCATGTACACACGGTGATGTACACAATACACTGTGGAATCATCGAATACTGTACGCTCagaaatttatttaaaagtagcttGTGTTAGACGTATCAGACACAGATATATGGTActattttgagttttaaaacatatatttttttatatatttgacgATAGTCGTTTCCTCTTTTATTTTAGTGTTCTGTTAATGTTATTTACTACGCCAGGAGAGGAATAAACACAGCTGTTGTTTAAGTTAGTTTACCAACGTTACTTTTATATTTGTTCCTAtatgttattcaaaatgtacataatCAAACTGCTGAAGTGGCACAGTCGCTAACTGaacaattttccatgttgtttttttttatcttaaaGATAAGTTTAAATGTTTCCTGTGACTGAAACAATCATGATTGTCACTGGTTTGATAGAGatgtaatatgtaaataaaacatcttgtatattaaataaaatgtatttcatcatTTGAGTAAGCCAAATATGTATGTTGTGCTTCTGATACCAATATAGAAAAgtgtaaattttgacaagagTAATATTACCCTCaaatgaatatataatttaGATTATTTTTCATTAGGCATGATAAACAAAACAACATGGTTTGTTTGTGTACATAGTGAATTTACGTGAAGGTAGCGACTGAATATTTctattattttgcaaaatccacTGTGATTGTTAGGCTTTGAGATATTATATACCTGTAGTAATCCATTTTGACATGGTTTTCTTTCACTCTCCTGAAGTATTAATAttaagtaaatattttcatttatgtcaattcATTTGTTGACTATCTTGTGTCTCGCTGAAATTTAGGTTATTAATGTTAGTCATGTTTGTGGTCTTTCAGCTTCTGTTATTTTCCAGGACATACAACATGTTGTGTGCAAGCAGGAAAGCCTCTTAAGAAGGTTGACTTACTTGAGCTAGATCCTTTGGCCATGAGTGTTACACAACTGCTGTGACAAAACTCCGGCAGCGGTCAGAAGAACCCGAactcattttcaatgaaaacgaTCATATCTGGCCAGATGTCACATTACATCCACATAAATCAACGGAGCAATTAACATTTCATGATTTGAACTCGAAATGGCAACtcataatgtatcaaaaattaaacatgAATCTCCTTGAAATGGGACAAGTGtatgaactgaactgaactgagaaCTACTATTTTTACTTGTATTAAACCCTTTTTGCCTTCTAAATTGGTATTTGGCTGGCTTAAAGCTGTTTCATGATGTGCACAGTTCATATGTTATGCAGTTTGATGTATTTTGACTGGTAAAATTTGTCTGTTCATATTTTCTGCATCTTCTCCATAGACTATGCatgcatgacctttgacctctagaGCATGTTCAGCTACAAAATATGCCAATACTTACCTttatttttgaaagtgaatactgttattaacaattattattttatgtcattaaacaaacatatatatactCTTCCGGAAtttgttgaaaagaaattttaaaattattacattttcatgttttagaCCCCAAAACTTTGGGAAATGACCCATGACCCCGaaaacataatttgcatatttttgcatttGCATTGATTGACCATATTTTTCGGTTCCATTCATAATTAATATGTCAAATGCAAATAATGTGTGAGTTTCATTGTTCTAgctgtaaaaatgaaaaataagattttttttcatgaatatcacaataattatattgaaaaaaacagccaaaactggtaattttgacCCAAATATACAGGTATTTTCGTAGACATTGTGTTTcattaactttgaaattttgtcaaaaaacaattttgtgataaataaataactttCATGTATTGCAGTTGTTGCCTTGAGGAATACAACATGTCAAAGATGGCCTTCTAGTAGTTTTGTCATTCTCAAATACaattgcgacattttgaaaaattgtcaactttacacctctgaaaaaaaaaattctgaatgaTATGAAgttgcatttttttctgttttatctaATGCAATACCATAGATACAAGAAATACTTAAAACATGACaagataaatgaaaatattaaaaatatgtggcagtaaatattgcaatttatcatattttgccTTTATTGCTTGGGCCTCCCTAATAATTGTCCTGGGACACTCACATATACAGCATTCAGCCTGGTACATTAAAATTAGTGATACAAGCAACCATACCAAGGTAAAGATAAGCCcttgtaatattgtattatatggaattaatgtaaacaatatttggtaattcatcaagcaTTCATGTaatacggtggcccaaaactacctgttctccgcattcaaagtctgcgacgcaatcaaatgtttttctctcacatatgtctctgcattcaaagtctgcgtcgcaatcaaatgtttttctctcacatatgtctctgcattcaaagtctgcgtcgcaatcaattgtttttctctcacatatgtctccgcattcaaagtctgcgttgcaatcaaatgtttttctctcacataagcttatgtctccgcattcaaagtctgcgtcgcaatcaattgtttttctctcacatatgtctccgcattcaaagtctgcgtcacaatcaatgttttttctctcacatatgtctccgcattcaaagtctgcgtcgcaatcaaatgtttttctctcacatatgtctccacattcaaagtctgcgtcgcaatcaaatgttttctctcacataagcttatgtctccgcattcaaagtctgcgtcgcaatcaaatgtttttctctcacatatgtctccgcattccaagtctgcgtcgcattcaattgtttttctctcacatatgtctccgaggtatgcctcagtgtacgttattccgcgaagcataatttctatcgaacagcgctctcagacggtcgctattgacaacgacgaacattgtatcaagttattttcaatagattatcgatcgaaaatttgtttggacgccgcttgtgccgggcgccgtgtgttgaggtcacgtcataaacatttccacaacaacccatatattgacttatacacttaaatatcaacattgaaggtatccgttggtttcctgtactgaaattaaatcgacgacaatttttttagttttggtgatacttttacgtacgtttcggcacattttggcgcacctcggcgtagtttggcgccattgtgaacggggggggcctacacgcgagtgagcgagacaacaatgtatcaatttcggacaaaggatatcgatcgacaacgttcactgcacgattacagtggagactctacgcccgtt is a window encoding:
- the LOC139124173 gene encoding carbohydrate sulfotransferase 14-like — its product is MAAVPKRIVSLIMCLLVCFMTWQAYRKDLQGQFKPSVPQYRKHQVKEEEVPSKSRQQNDLGDIKPIERKITRNQTGRTLTDSEIKRIEDEQVRRKSLLAKVCDQAKRNGTVFRSVGEFIIVREKRFLYCNTPKVGSTSWMRVIFVLTGRAKSVQELLESLAPVHGHRVPGLRRDEKYHYPSYFLFMFARHPFARLLSAYRSKFENVDARNGYLKHKRIEIIKRYRKNPTNHSLEAGDDVTWEEFVRSVIDDNPKSFNPHYIAQHHYCGPCLFPFDFIGKLENVAKESKYVLNRVHAANDIVYPLQPMKTNSSNLETLHSYFSRLTTDQMEKLYKIYELDFKLFGYKYPY